In the Lates calcarifer isolate ASB-BC8 linkage group LG16_LG22, TLL_Latcal_v3, whole genome shotgun sequence genome, TCACGTAAGTCAGAATATGAAAGAGAAGCATGACATACCTGAAATCTATTGTGTATTAAAATCATGTGAtaacatgcatgtgcacattaACTTTAAAACATATTAGAGTTTTTCTTCAGATCATGTATTTccctttcctcttctgttttctgtgctttATCAGATGTCCTCTCCATGGCCACAGCCTTGGATGATTTCATTGCTCCTGACTGCAGATTCATCAACATCAAGAAGGGTCAGATGGTTTATGTGTACTCTAAACTCATACCAGAGGAGGGCGCTGGAGTCTTCTGGTCTGGaagtgtatgtgcatttttgtTACACATGTTATTTAGCAGTGTACAACTGCAATCAGTAACCAAAAGGCAGCAGAGGATGTGCAGCAGCTGGGACAAACAAATGAGAACTTTCTGGCCTTTTCTGGCCTGCCTTAACTGACAAAGATGTCAGTTAAGGCATTTGTTTAAATATTACATTGTATCTGAAATGAGCAAGCATTTGAATTATGTCAGGTTCTGAAAGGAAGGTTAAATGCACACAGCATATATAATGTGATGCGCGTTAATTTGTTAGAGAAGCCCTGTTATTTTCACTGGCAGGTTTACAGTGAGCGGTATGTGCACCAGATGGGCATCATCGGATACTTCCCTGCAACTGTGGTGAAGGAGACATACAAGTTTAGAGAAGACACGGTTCAGATTCCCACAACTGTGTGTATCCTTTCCTTTATAGGACAATATCTGAGATgattattttcaatttttttcattctcttttcattttgtgaagtcaacaaattaattttttttttttttttgttttgcctttctTTCAGGGCATGGACTTCTACTGTGATTAAGACACAGCAGACTGAAGCCTCTTCCCTCCCAAGTTTTGCTTTTAGAAACTCTGGCTTTTATAAAGGAGAGTAGACAGTTCCTCTCTTGAGTCGGTGTGCCAGACTATGAGCCATTACATCCTGGGGTGTTGTCTCCAACGGGAACAAAAACTTGGGGCTTTCAGCCCCTCATAGCCCATAGTCTGACACCCCTGCTGTTGAGTCAGCTAGTTCTA is a window encoding:
- the LOC108897228 gene encoding otoraplin, which translates into the protein MSYPLVILLCVGLLHQTARAAIMDKLADNKICGDAECSHVLSMATALDDFIAPDCRFINIKKGQMVYVYSKLIPEEGAGVFWSGSVYSERYVHQMGIIGYFPATVVKETYKFREDTVQIPTTGMDFYCD